A single Loxodonta africana isolate mLoxAfr1 chromosome 12, mLoxAfr1.hap2, whole genome shotgun sequence DNA region contains:
- the BHLHA15 gene encoding class A basic helix-loop-helix protein 15: MKTKSRASRRRGSPQGAEAAAGEQTPERPQPVPGPEPGRELRSRPARGAAAAAAGARGEAGRRRPGPGGRRESSVQRRLESNERERQRMHKLNNAFQALREVIPHVRADKKLSKIETLTLAKNYIKSLTATILTMSSSRLPGLEGPGPKLYQHYQQGAGETPPEGHLQRYSTQIHSFREGT; the protein is encoded by the coding sequence ATGAAGACCAAGAGTCGGGCCTCTAGGCGCCGTGGGTCCCCTCAGGGCGCAGAGGCCGCCGCCGGGGAGCAGACGCCCGAGAGGCCACAGCCGGTCCCAGGGCCGGAGCCGGGCCGGGAGCTGCGAAGCCGGCCGGCGCGgggagcggcggcggcggcggcgggggcgcgAGGCGAGGCGGGGCGCAGGCGGCCGGGGCCGGGCGGCCGGCGCGAGAGCAGCGTCCAGCGGCGGCTGGAGAGCAACGAGCGCGAGCGGCAACGCATGCACAAGCTGAACAACGCCTTCCAGGCGCTGCGCGAGGTCATCCCGCATGTGCGCGCCGACAAGAAGCTCTCCAAGATCGAGACGCTCACGCTGGCCAAGAACTACATCAAGTCGCTGACGGCCACCATCCTGACCATGTCGAGCAGCCGCCTGCCTGGCCTCGAGGGCCCGGGCCCCAAGCTCTACCAGCACTACCAGCAGGGAGCCGGCGAGACCCCGCCGGAGGGACACCTGCAGCGGTACTCCACACAGATCCACAGCTTCCGAGAGGGCACCTAG